The Thermodesulfobacteriota bacterium genomic sequence TGGGGAAAAAATGGATGTCAAATTAAACGGGGCAAATGGCTGTTACTCAATTCTAGGAAATGCCAAAGCCTGCCTAAAAGGTCAAAACCTTATCACTTTCCTTAACCCAATTAGCCAACTCTAGCATCCTACCCACTTGAACCCCTTCTACTAGTTCCTCAGCTTTGATTCCCCTTGCTTTGATGCAGGTTCTGCACGCCTTAACTATGCCCCCTTTAGATAAAACATCCTTTATCATTTCTGCTAAGTTGTAATATCCTTTA encodes the following:
- a CDS encoding DsrE family protein, which translates into the protein MGIVTMVLNDAPYGIEKAWNALRLAGALLVSEEKVNIFLLGDAVVSAKSGQETPKGYYNLAEMIKDVLSKGGIVKACRTCIKARGIKAEELVEGVQVGRMLELANWVKESDKVLTF